One Massilia sp. 9096 genomic window carries:
- a CDS encoding M13 family metallopeptidase — MKRIALSALSLALAAGFAHGAEGAAAKSSPAAPALSSGIATEYIEPSVKPQNDFYRYLNGKWLKTVEIPADQSSWGAFEELYENSLADLRGLIEKTAAGNPAAGSDARRIGDYYASFMDEARLEQLGIAPLNGELARIAAIKDKAELPALLAHLGTLGVNVPFDYGVHQDNKDSTKYVADIGQGGLGMPDRDYYLKADDKKLAETKAKYQQHVEKTLLLAGDKNAAASAKAIVDFETDIAKVQWTKVELRDPIKAYNKVDLADLPRMAPGFDWNSWLQSSGIAGKTGYVIVSQPTYLKGFVAVSDKTPLDTWKAYLSMRLIDSYANDLSKAFVDEHFDFYGKTLSGQPEQEPRWKRGVGAVEHAQGEALGKLYVAEYFPADRKARMEALVQNLLTAYKQSIDRLDWMSPATKKEAQAKLAKFTPKIGYPNKWRDYSSLVVVRDDLVGNVMRARAFESQRQLNKLGQPIDRDEWGMTPQTINAYYNPEMNEIVFPAAILQPPFFDAKADDAANYGAIGAVIGHEISHGFDDQGAQYDGDGNLRDWWTAADHKNFEAKTKMLVAQYNAFEPIPGYHVNGELTLGENIADNSGLAIAYKAYHISLKGKPAPVIGGLTGDQRLYMGWAQAWRAKMREAQRIVLIKSDPHSPDEFRANGSLRNQPGFYEAFKVKPGDKMYLAPKDRVIIW, encoded by the coding sequence ATGAAACGCATCGCACTGAGCGCCCTGAGCCTGGCGCTGGCGGCCGGCTTCGCGCACGGGGCCGAAGGCGCCGCGGCCAAGTCGTCGCCTGCCGCCCCGGCGCTGTCGTCCGGCATCGCCACCGAATACATCGAACCGTCGGTCAAGCCGCAAAACGATTTTTACCGCTACCTGAACGGCAAGTGGCTCAAGACCGTCGAGATCCCGGCCGACCAGTCGAGCTGGGGCGCGTTCGAAGAGCTGTATGAAAACAGCCTGGCCGATTTGCGCGGGCTGATCGAAAAGACCGCCGCCGGCAACCCGGCCGCCGGCAGCGACGCGCGCCGCATCGGCGACTACTACGCCAGCTTCATGGACGAGGCCCGGCTCGAGCAGCTCGGCATCGCGCCCCTGAACGGCGAGCTGGCCAGGATCGCGGCCATCAAGGACAAGGCCGAACTGCCGGCGCTGCTGGCGCATCTGGGCACCCTCGGCGTGAACGTCCCGTTCGATTACGGCGTCCACCAGGACAACAAGGATTCGACCAAGTACGTCGCCGACATCGGCCAGGGCGGCCTGGGCATGCCCGACCGCGACTACTATTTGAAGGCGGACGACAAGAAGCTGGCCGAGACCAAGGCCAAGTACCAGCAGCACGTCGAGAAGACCCTTCTGCTCGCCGGCGACAAGAATGCCGCCGCCAGTGCCAAGGCCATCGTCGACTTCGAAACCGACATCGCCAAGGTCCAGTGGACCAAGGTCGAGCTGCGCGATCCGATCAAGGCCTACAACAAGGTCGACCTGGCCGACTTGCCCAGGATGGCGCCGGGCTTCGACTGGAACAGCTGGCTGCAGTCGAGCGGCATCGCCGGCAAGACCGGCTACGTGATCGTCAGCCAGCCGACCTACCTGAAAGGCTTCGTCGCCGTGTCCGACAAGACGCCGCTCGACACCTGGAAGGCTTACCTGTCGATGCGCCTGATCGATTCCTACGCCAACGACCTGTCCAAGGCCTTCGTCGACGAGCACTTCGACTTCTACGGCAAGACGCTGTCGGGCCAGCCCGAGCAGGAACCGCGCTGGAAGCGTGGCGTCGGCGCGGTCGAGCACGCGCAGGGCGAGGCGCTGGGCAAGCTGTACGTCGCCGAGTACTTCCCGGCCGACCGCAAGGCGCGCATGGAAGCGCTGGTGCAGAACCTGCTGACCGCCTATAAACAGTCGATCGACCGCCTCGACTGGATGTCGCCGGCCACCAAGAAGGAAGCGCAGGCCAAGCTGGCCAAGTTCACGCCGAAGATCGGCTACCCCAACAAGTGGCGCGATTACTCGTCGCTGGTGGTCGTGCGCGACGACCTGGTCGGCAACGTCATGCGCGCGCGCGCGTTCGAGTCGCAGCGCCAGCTGAACAAGCTGGGCCAGCCGATCGACCGCGACGAGTGGGGCATGACGCCGCAGACCATCAACGCCTATTACAACCCGGAGATGAACGAGATCGTGTTCCCGGCCGCGATCCTGCAGCCGCCGTTCTTCGACGCCAAGGCCGACGATGCCGCCAACTACGGCGCGATCGGCGCGGTCATCGGCCACGAGATTAGCCACGGCTTCGACGACCAGGGCGCCCAGTACGACGGCGACGGCAACCTGCGCGACTGGTGGACCGCGGCCGATCACAAGAACTTCGAAGCCAAGACCAAGATGCTGGTGGCGCAGTACAACGCCTTCGAACCGATCCCGGGCTACCACGTGAACGGCGAACTGACGCTGGGCGAAAACATCGCGGACAACTCGGGTCTCGCCATTGCCTACAAGGCCTATCACATCTCGCTGAAAGGGAAACCGGCGCCGGTCATTGGCGGCCTCACCGGCGACCAGCGCCTGTACATGGGCTGGGCCCAGGCCTGGCGCGCCAAGATGCGCGAAGCCCAGCGCATCGTGCTGATCAAGAGCGATCCGCATTCGCCGGATGAGTTCCGCGCCAATGGCAGCCTGCGCAACCAGCCGGGCTTTTACGAGGCGTTCAAGGTCAAGCCGGGCGACAAGATGTACCTGGCGCCGAAAGACCGCGTCATCATCTGGTAA
- a CDS encoding acyltransferase family protein encodes MTSRNLPAQAESTSFAYSLFKVLSILMVVTGHWFSQSSIPLWVPTDIGLFIFAFSSGMFTTRIYGIDLDVRAFWRKKLQRLLVRYWLILACLSLLLLACGEPVFHWHSLVHYFGLSGLLNLFGHNQSALGNGLWFFTLLLLFYISYPYLARMVATAGESLLLPLAFAIVLVLLDRFVYIGFALWLTTLGFIVGVYVGRYDTQVPSSVSLSVTVAALAAMLALNLMLGYKGLTGVLLALACIGTNLWLMKVRIPQSLPLRLLASLEDCLLEIYLIHTYLFMHLTGHGALDFVVSLTVIVAAAWALNRAATSLIKHLFAKRKPASSAPGFNNLAAIELGLQEGVDGQSAG; translated from the coding sequence ATGACATCCCGTAACCTGCCGGCTCAGGCGGAGTCCACCAGTTTTGCTTACAGCCTGTTCAAAGTCCTGTCGATCCTGATGGTGGTCACCGGGCACTGGTTTTCCCAATCCTCGATCCCATTGTGGGTGCCGACCGACATCGGCTTGTTCATCTTCGCTTTTTCGTCCGGGATGTTTACGACCCGGATCTATGGGATCGACCTCGACGTTCGCGCTTTCTGGCGAAAAAAGCTGCAGCGTCTGCTGGTGCGTTATTGGCTGATCCTCGCCTGCCTGTCGCTGCTGCTGCTGGCTTGCGGCGAACCGGTCTTCCACTGGCATTCGCTCGTGCATTATTTCGGCCTGTCGGGCCTGCTCAACCTGTTCGGGCACAATCAAAGCGCCCTGGGCAACGGCCTCTGGTTTTTCACGCTGCTTCTCCTGTTTTACATCAGCTATCCTTACCTGGCGCGCATGGTGGCCACCGCCGGCGAGAGTCTGCTGCTGCCGCTCGCGTTCGCGATCGTCCTGGTGCTGCTGGACCGTTTCGTCTACATCGGCTTTGCGCTCTGGTTGACAACCCTCGGGTTCATCGTCGGCGTCTACGTTGGCCGCTACGATACGCAGGTGCCATCCAGCGTGAGCCTGTCCGTGACGGTCGCGGCGTTGGCTGCGATGCTGGCCTTGAACCTCATGCTGGGCTACAAGGGACTGACCGGCGTACTACTGGCGTTGGCGTGCATCGGTACCAATCTCTGGCTGATGAAAGTACGGATCCCGCAATCGCTGCCGCTACGCCTCCTGGCCAGCCTGGAAGACTGCCTGCTCGAAATTTACCTCATCCATACTTATCTGTTCATGCACTTGACAGGCCACGGCGCGCTGGATTTCGTCGTGTCGCTGACGGTGATCGTCGCTGCGGCATGGGCTTTGAACCGGGCGGCGACCAGCCTCATCAAGCACCTGTTTGCCAAACGCAAACCGGCGTCATCGGCGCCGGGTTTCAACAACCTGGCCGCGATAGAACTGGGGCTGCAGGAAGGCGTCGATGGCCAGAGCGCTGGTTAA
- a CDS encoding glycosyltransferase family 39 protein: protein MQTVSKRSSASFLLLAYLCAVVVGIVAMVLARAYQAGFSGADEPAHFLNGYFIANYVSHHLGSNPMGAATDFYIHYPKISIGHWPPAYYGFLGILFLMLPPTMPVAFAINVVVAALPAIGVAAALSLLADRRMALAGVLIYALAPLALEGQAMFMVDQPLAACLVAATAVWIAYMRSGGWGKVLGFALLAAIAVLIKGNGWLVGLIPMFHIALTGQWRQLLSVKLYVAAALAAVIVVPWYMLTAKIAADGFNYHAGIDYALKALGANLFTVVQNLTPAGALLALVGLVNEFRGRKQSPQRWLIVSGIVSLVLATLTLQSLIPVDIVDRYMAPALPALVVLAVLGLQRLIALIGAAGPVPRVQAIAAVVLLVLMASPGFVHLFERAPKADTGIEQVAQQLTADGMPSVSVIDGDTSAEGAFIADMAVRDSGLKSYVIRASKLMADSNFMGSSYALRFHDDSQVLAELRRLGVQHVVLVRSGNRPAFPHSDQIRQALQRSDSGFKLREQLAHRYRPGTTEVYDATGPVAPNIAAVRDLGIPAKASNIVKLQ, encoded by the coding sequence ATGCAAACCGTTTCCAAGAGATCGTCGGCGTCGTTCCTGTTGCTGGCTTACCTGTGTGCAGTCGTCGTCGGCATCGTGGCCATGGTGCTGGCCCGGGCCTACCAGGCGGGATTTTCCGGCGCGGATGAGCCGGCGCACTTCCTGAACGGTTATTTCATCGCGAATTACGTCAGCCACCACCTCGGCAGCAACCCAATGGGGGCGGCCACCGATTTCTACATCCACTACCCGAAAATCTCGATCGGCCACTGGCCGCCGGCATACTACGGCTTCCTCGGCATCCTGTTCCTGATGCTGCCGCCGACCATGCCGGTGGCGTTCGCCATCAACGTCGTGGTCGCGGCCTTGCCGGCGATCGGCGTGGCGGCCGCGCTGTCGCTGCTGGCCGATCGCCGCATGGCGCTGGCCGGCGTGCTGATCTACGCGCTGGCGCCGCTGGCGCTCGAAGGGCAGGCGATGTTCATGGTCGACCAGCCGCTGGCCGCCTGCCTGGTGGCGGCGACGGCGGTATGGATCGCCTACATGCGCAGCGGCGGCTGGGGCAAGGTGCTCGGCTTCGCGCTGCTGGCGGCAATCGCCGTCCTGATCAAGGGCAATGGCTGGCTGGTCGGGCTGATTCCCATGTTTCATATCGCCTTGACCGGCCAGTGGCGTCAGCTGCTGTCGGTCAAACTGTACGTGGCCGCCGCCCTGGCGGCCGTCATCGTGGTGCCGTGGTACATGCTGACCGCGAAGATCGCCGCCGACGGTTTCAATTACCACGCCGGCATCGACTACGCGCTCAAGGCACTCGGCGCGAATCTGTTCACGGTGGTGCAGAACCTGACGCCGGCCGGGGCGCTGCTGGCGCTGGTCGGCCTGGTCAACGAATTCCGTGGCCGCAAGCAGTCGCCGCAGCGCTGGCTGATCGTCAGCGGCATCGTCAGCCTGGTGCTGGCGACGCTGACGCTGCAGTCGCTGATCCCGGTGGACATCGTCGACCGCTATATGGCGCCGGCGCTGCCGGCCCTGGTGGTGCTGGCCGTGCTCGGCCTGCAGCGCCTGATCGCGCTCATCGGCGCCGCCGGGCCGGTGCCGCGCGTGCAGGCGATCGCCGCGGTCGTCCTGCTGGTGCTGATGGCCTCGCCCGGCTTCGTGCACCTGTTCGAACGTGCGCCCAAGGCCGACACCGGCATCGAACAGGTGGCGCAGCAGCTGACGGCCGACGGCATGCCGTCGGTGTCGGTGATCGATGGCGACACTTCGGCCGAAGGCGCCTTCATCGCCGACATGGCGGTGCGCGACAGCGGCCTGAAAAGCTACGTCATCCGCGCTTCAAAGCTGATGGCCGATTCCAACTTCATGGGCAGCAGCTATGCGCTGCGCTTCCACGACGACAGCCAGGTCCTGGCCGAACTGCGCCGCCTGGGCGTACAGCACGTCGTGCTGGTCCGAAGCGGCAACCGTCCCGCCTTCCCGCACAGCGACCAGATCCGTCAGGCCCTGCAGCGCAGCGACTCGGGTTTCAAGCTGCGCGAGCAGCTGGCGCACCGTTATCGTCCGGGCACCACCGAGGTGTATGACGCCACCGGGCCGGTGGCGCCGAACATCGCCGCCGTACGCGATCTCGGCATTCCGGCCAAGGCCAGCAACATCGTCAAATTACAGTAA
- a CDS encoding glycosyltransferase family 2 protein, producing the protein MPIEAAQASYAGFEIAVILPCYNEEAAIAEVVAGFRKVLPQAKVYVYDNNSKDRTSERAAAAGAIVRSETLQGKGNVVRRMFADVDADIYLMCDGDITYDAASAPALIAKLVDDNLDMVVGCRIDTQQEAYRAGHRFGNALFTGAVASLFGNRFTDILSGYRVFSRRYVKSFPALSNGFEIETELTVHALQLRMPIGELDTPYGARLEGSTSKLSTYRDGFKILMMITKLFKNERPLFFFSIIFALLSLTALGLSVPLLVTYFQTGLVPRLPTAVLAASIMLLAFLSLTSGLVLDTVTHGRRELKRLAYLTIPSVGAQLGKRN; encoded by the coding sequence ATGCCGATCGAAGCCGCGCAAGCGTCGTACGCCGGTTTCGAGATCGCGGTCATCCTGCCCTGCTATAACGAAGAGGCTGCGATCGCCGAGGTCGTCGCCGGCTTCCGCAAGGTGCTGCCGCAGGCCAAGGTCTACGTCTACGACAACAATTCGAAGGACCGCACCTCGGAGCGCGCCGCCGCCGCCGGCGCCATCGTGCGCAGCGAAACCCTGCAGGGCAAGGGCAACGTGGTGCGCCGCATGTTCGCCGATGTCGACGCCGACATCTACCTGATGTGCGACGGCGACATCACCTACGACGCCGCCAGCGCTCCGGCCCTGATCGCCAAGCTGGTCGACGACAACCTCGACATGGTGGTCGGCTGCCGCATCGACACCCAGCAGGAAGCCTACCGCGCCGGCCACCGCTTCGGCAACGCGCTGTTCACCGGCGCCGTCGCCAGCCTGTTCGGCAACCGCTTCACCGACATCCTGTCGGGCTACCGCGTGTTCTCGCGCCGCTACGTGAAATCGTTCCCGGCGCTGTCGAACGGCTTCGAGATCGAAACCGAACTGACGGTGCACGCGCTGCAGCTGCGCATGCCGATCGGCGAACTCGACACGCCCTACGGCGCACGCCTGGAAGGCTCGACCAGCAAGCTGTCGACCTACCGCGACGGCTTCAAGATCCTCATGATGATCACCAAGCTGTTCAAGAACGAGCGCCCGCTGTTCTTCTTCTCGATCATCTTCGCGCTGCTGTCGCTGACCGCGCTCGGCCTGTCGGTGCCGCTGCTGGTGACGTATTTCCAGACCGGCCTGGTGCCGCGCCTGCCGACCGCGGTGCTGGCGGCGAGCATCATGCTGCTGGCCTTCTTGTCGCTGACGTCCGGCCTGGTGCTCGACACCGTCACGCACGGCCGCCGCGAGCTCAAGCGACTGGCCTATCTGACCATTCCGTCGGTCGGGGCCCAGCTCGGCAAGCGCAATTGA
- a CDS encoding GtrA family protein — MKQFLRFCVVGALGFVTDFATLYVVMHGFGFGTLCGRLVSFLVAATVTWKVNRHFTFVKKDKGSIREWLHYLMFTGIGGVINVSVYQFWLWATGGRSTLNLFLAVAAGSGVAMMCNFMISKYAVFSERRMPS, encoded by the coding sequence TTGAAGCAATTCCTGCGCTTTTGCGTCGTCGGTGCGCTTGGGTTCGTTACCGACTTCGCGACCTTGTATGTGGTCATGCATGGATTCGGATTCGGAACCTTGTGCGGGCGCTTGGTATCGTTCCTGGTCGCCGCGACGGTGACCTGGAAAGTCAATCGCCATTTCACATTTGTCAAGAAAGACAAGGGTTCGATCCGCGAATGGCTGCACTACCTGATGTTCACCGGCATTGGAGGGGTGATCAACGTGAGCGTGTATCAATTCTGGCTCTGGGCTACCGGGGGCCGCAGCACACTGAACTTGTTTCTTGCGGTGGCAGCAGGCTCCGGCGTCGCCATGATGTGCAATTTCATGATCTCGAAGTATGCGGTATTCAGCGAACGCCGCATGCCGTCGTAG
- a CDS encoding acyltransferase, which yields MKPKFSAYLDVVRFLAALTVFLGHASGMKWTGGFLWQLGGYGDTCVVIFFVLSGFVIAYVTDNKENHWTTYSANRIARLWSVIIPALVLTFVIDYIGVRVAPQLYLGQPWFNGDHLAMRYLVSFFLLNEAWHIGYAPGINQPFWSLSYEAFYYLIFALLTFYKGRGKLLALLIVIAVGGPVVLALLPVWLAGVWIYRNAKATTLPKPIAGLMFVISGVLLMLSPTVRQFASFQLMGLEIGGRYVDAVAFLMNLVAARNLLDGNEPLPARLGRTIKRVASRPSCCIYSTGH from the coding sequence GTGAAACCCAAGTTCTCCGCTTATCTGGATGTAGTGCGCTTCCTGGCTGCGCTCACTGTCTTCCTGGGACACGCGTCTGGTATGAAATGGACAGGCGGCTTTCTTTGGCAACTCGGTGGTTATGGCGATACCTGCGTCGTCATCTTCTTCGTCCTATCGGGCTTTGTCATCGCGTATGTCACGGACAACAAAGAAAATCACTGGACAACTTACAGCGCCAATCGTATCGCCAGACTGTGGTCGGTCATTATTCCGGCGCTGGTACTGACTTTTGTAATCGACTATATCGGCGTCAGGGTTGCGCCGCAGTTGTATCTTGGGCAGCCCTGGTTCAATGGCGACCATCTCGCGATGCGCTATCTCGTGTCGTTCTTTCTGCTCAACGAAGCTTGGCACATCGGCTATGCGCCGGGCATCAACCAGCCATTCTGGTCGCTCAGCTACGAAGCCTTTTATTATCTGATTTTTGCGCTCCTGACTTTTTATAAAGGGAGAGGCAAACTGCTGGCTCTCCTGATCGTCATTGCAGTCGGCGGTCCGGTCGTGCTGGCATTGCTGCCGGTCTGGCTGGCCGGGGTATGGATTTATCGTAACGCCAAGGCGACAACGCTGCCCAAGCCGATTGCCGGATTGATGTTCGTCATCAGTGGCGTTCTGCTGATGCTGTCGCCGACGGTCCGCCAATTCGCCAGCTTCCAATTGATGGGGCTGGAAATCGGTGGCCGCTACGTTGACGCGGTAGCCTTCCTGATGAATCTGGTTGCAGCTCGGAATTTGTTAGACGGCAACGAACCGCTGCCGGCCAGGCTGGGGCGAACGATCAAGCGGGTTGCCTCGCGACCTTCGTGTTGTATCTATTCCACCGGCCACTGA
- a CDS encoding cytochrome c5 family protein, protein MSDAHNEQQSFIRTPKQLIFAVAGFFLVIVIGIILLVTFVTNQPLIGAGSSSQSNQAVAARVRPVAEDGFTLKDANAPKILQSGQAVFTAVCAACHAAGVAGAPKVGDAAAWGPRIAQGYDTLVEHAVKGFQGKAGVMPAKGGNVDLDDVEVARAVVYMANQGGAKFKEPQAPVPAAPGGASAAATVAAAGVAAASAAPAADTSTATPAAPTSPPTGASAPVPGTASSTAAPAAGSADAGKGLYSTACVACHGGGIAGAPKFGDKAAWAPRIAQGQNVLYEHAIKGFQGKAGVMPPKGGSTAPDADVKAAVDYMVSAAK, encoded by the coding sequence ATGAGCGACGCACATAACGAACAGCAATCCTTCATCCGGACACCCAAGCAACTCATCTTTGCAGTCGCCGGTTTCTTTCTGGTGATCGTCATCGGCATCATCCTCCTCGTCACCTTCGTCACCAACCAGCCGCTGATCGGCGCCGGCTCGAGCAGTCAAAGCAACCAGGCCGTGGCCGCCCGTGTGCGTCCGGTGGCCGAAGACGGCTTCACATTAAAAGACGCCAACGCACCCAAGATCCTGCAATCCGGCCAGGCGGTGTTTACCGCCGTCTGCGCTGCCTGTCACGCCGCCGGCGTCGCCGGTGCGCCCAAGGTTGGCGACGCCGCCGCCTGGGGTCCACGCATCGCGCAGGGCTACGACACGCTGGTCGAGCATGCGGTAAAAGGTTTTCAGGGCAAGGCCGGGGTAATGCCCGCCAAAGGCGGCAACGTCGACCTGGACGACGTCGAGGTGGCGCGCGCCGTCGTCTACATGGCCAACCAGGGCGGCGCCAAGTTCAAGGAACCGCAGGCGCCGGTCCCGGCCGCACCGGGCGGCGCGAGTGCGGCCGCCACCGTAGCAGCTGCGGGCGTGGCTGCCGCCAGCGCAGCGCCGGCGGCGGACACATCGACGGCCACCCCCGCGGCCCCCACCTCCCCGCCGACCGGCGCGAGCGCGCCGGTTCCCGGCACCGCGTCCAGTACGGCCGCTCCCGCCGCAGGCAGCGCCGATGCCGGCAAGGGCTTGTACAGTACCGCTTGCGTGGCCTGCCATGGTGGCGGTATTGCCGGCGCACCCAAATTCGGCGACAAGGCGGCCTGGGCGCCGCGCATTGCCCAGGGTCAGAACGTCCTGTACGAACACGCCATCAAGGGTTTTCAGGGCAAGGCCGGGGTAATGCCGCCAAAAGGCGGATCGACCGCGCCGGACGCCGACGTCAAGGCTGCAGTCGACTACATGGTATCTGCCGCCAAGTAA
- a CDS encoding tyrosine-type recombinase/integrase, with amino-acid sequence MKVKSVTQVTQVTQVTSGKQVKPGRAEKNIYVEVRSGSLRFSVQVSPIPKDSLTFDMDQFDEGLRWARRRRVELLEQKSDAKLKPLLPAPIIGPGSAPADITVRDILENYRRRELPKLAGAASDSSRLKRLDEWFGHLTLGQLDYDRLDRWMADRQAGLLGSGRVSDPKLTKHQKHYRKKAGQVLPPAEIVPPSAQTVRHEITLMRRVLLAYFRANKLNQLHGAWLAAQYVMEIPLPEKPEPRDTRVDEEALALLITELDPLHIAFVRFAVMTTLRRSEVCSLQWEDVNWVKKVVTLRKPGHLKKSKTSTRDVPLLPPALQILQQLGSEKTGRIFEISPSGISQALRRAADRVEMYDVRLHDMRREGISRLVELLEASLEEVMVFSGHSDKAVLQRVYLQQRAHVIGDRLTQHPRAATMISAT; translated from the coding sequence ATGAAGGTCAAGTCGGTCACGCAGGTCACGCAGGTCACGCAGGTCACATCAGGCAAGCAGGTCAAGCCTGGCAGGGCTGAGAAAAATATCTACGTAGAGGTCCGCTCGGGCTCCTTACGGTTCTCTGTCCAAGTTTCCCCCATCCCAAAAGATTCGCTCACGTTCGACATGGACCAGTTCGATGAAGGCCTGCGGTGGGCCCGCCGTCGTCGCGTCGAGTTGCTCGAGCAAAAATCGGACGCAAAGCTGAAGCCTCTGCTACCGGCCCCCATCATTGGTCCTGGAAGTGCTCCGGCAGACATCACAGTGCGCGATATCCTTGAAAATTATCGTCGACGTGAGTTGCCGAAGCTGGCAGGTGCCGCATCAGACTCGTCACGCCTCAAACGTCTCGACGAGTGGTTTGGGCATCTTACGCTTGGCCAACTGGACTATGACCGGCTAGACCGCTGGATGGCCGACCGACAAGCAGGTTTGCTCGGTTCCGGACGAGTTTCGGACCCTAAACTTACGAAACACCAAAAGCACTACAGGAAAAAAGCGGGCCAAGTGCTTCCTCCTGCTGAGATAGTCCCTCCATCAGCGCAAACGGTTCGTCATGAAATTACGTTGATGCGTCGCGTACTCTTGGCTTATTTTCGTGCCAACAAATTGAATCAGCTCCACGGCGCGTGGCTGGCAGCTCAGTATGTCATGGAAATTCCGTTGCCGGAAAAACCTGAACCCCGTGACACTCGAGTTGACGAGGAAGCTCTAGCCTTGCTGATTACAGAATTAGACCCCTTGCACATAGCGTTCGTACGATTTGCAGTTATGACAACTTTACGTCGCAGTGAAGTTTGCTCGCTACAGTGGGAAGACGTAAATTGGGTCAAAAAGGTCGTTACACTGCGCAAGCCTGGCCACCTTAAAAAATCGAAAACGAGTACCCGAGACGTTCCATTGCTGCCACCAGCGTTGCAGATTCTCCAGCAGCTTGGTTCAGAAAAGACCGGCCGGATTTTTGAAATTTCTCCTAGCGGCATTTCGCAGGCGTTACGGCGTGCGGCGGATAGAGTTGAAATGTATGACGTGCGCCTGCATGACATGCGCCGCGAAGGCATCTCGCGGCTGGTAGAGCTGCTCGAAGCGTCTCTCGAAGAAGTAATGGTGTTTTCTGGGCATAGTGACAAAGCTGTGTTACAGAGGGTGTACTTGCAACAGCGTGCTCACGTTATCGGTGACCGCCTGACTCAGCATCCACGCGCCGCTACGATGATTTCGGCAACGTAA
- a CDS encoding helix-turn-helix domain-containing protein, whose protein sequence is MTKYLTKDELALMLRVSVRTVSTYMKQGLLPQPLQLGRKLLWEESAVVQFIQPKPIFATRADAPVKRGRPRKAMR, encoded by the coding sequence ATGACGAAGTATTTGACGAAGGATGAACTTGCCTTGATGCTGCGGGTATCTGTACGAACTGTAAGTACCTATATGAAGCAGGGATTATTACCACAGCCTCTTCAACTAGGACGCAAACTGTTGTGGGAGGAAAGCGCAGTCGTTCAGTTTATACAACCCAAACCGATTTTTGCTACGCGAGCGGATGCTCCTGTGAAAAGAGGGCGTCCACGCAAGGCAATGCGGTAG
- a CDS encoding HAD domain-containing protein, whose product MSPILYLDYDGVLHPADVRVTREEPLRPRIYEGGRPTDCPLFEHAPLLERLLEPFPDVRISLATSWVRALGYKFAVQQLPPALRARVVGTIWQGWLLQVPPLRRHDAVTTDAEERKVPRWLALDDDVEGWPAERRHLVVAPTNSWQGLAQPGVADELSEALGLLCSGKPLESRIPMEPHFPSTVDRLFGSD is encoded by the coding sequence ATGTCGCCAATTCTGTATTTGGACTACGATGGCGTCCTTCATCCTGCGGACGTGCGCGTCACTCGAGAAGAGCCGCTACGGCCGCGGATTTACGAAGGTGGTCGCCCTACAGATTGCCCGCTGTTCGAGCATGCACCGCTATTAGAGCGCCTGCTGGAGCCATTCCCAGACGTCCGAATCAGCTTAGCCACAAGCTGGGTGCGTGCGCTTGGCTACAAATTCGCTGTCCAGCAACTGCCTCCGGCCTTGCGAGCTCGCGTAGTAGGGACAATATGGCAAGGCTGGCTGCTGCAAGTCCCGCCACTGCGGCGGCATGACGCTGTGACCACCGATGCCGAGGAGCGCAAGGTGCCACGCTGGTTAGCGCTTGACGACGACGTTGAGGGCTGGCCCGCAGAGCGACGCCACCTGGTGGTAGCGCCTACGAATTCATGGCAAGGGCTTGCACAGCCCGGCGTCGCAGACGAGCTGTCAGAAGCGCTCGGGCTACTATGCAGCGGCAAACCGCTTGAGTCTCGGATTCCAATGGAGCCGCACTTTCCGTCGACGGTGGACCGGCTCTTCGGTAGCGATTGA